Proteins encoded by one window of Amaranthus tricolor cultivar Red isolate AtriRed21 chromosome 4, ASM2621246v1, whole genome shotgun sequence:
- the LOC130811001 gene encoding cytochrome c oxidase assembly protein COX11, mitochondrial has product MSLYMLSRRIQILPKLFKHSLHHHPNSQFQKIYDAIAANSYEIRRSYRCSTWPITRNYQLFSGNFSNVQRCRNAAFEARRNYASNAMVQEKKSRKMLMYLTALVFGMVGMSYAAVPLYRRFCQATGYGGTVQRRETVEEKIARHSKDGTVTKREIVVQFNADVADGMPWKFIPTQREVRVKPGESALAFYTAENTSSTPIVGVSTYNVTPMKAAVYFNKIQCFCFEEQRLLPGEQVDMPVFFYIDPEFETDPRMDGINNMILSYTFFKVKDE; this is encoded by the exons ATGTCATTGTATATGCTTTCCAGAAGAATACAAATCTTACCTAAATTATTCAAGCACAGTTTACATCATCATCCTAATTCTCAATTCCA GAAGATTTATGATGCAATAGCAGCAAATAGTTATGAAATCCGCAGAAGTTATCGATGTAGTACATGGCCAATCACGAGGAATTATCAATTATTTTCTGGTAATTTCTCCAATGTTCAAAGATGTCGAAATGCCGCGTTTGAGGCAAGGCGTAATTATGCTTCGAATGCTATGGTTCAAGAGAAGAAATCGCGGAAAATGTTGATGTATTTGACTGCATTAGTGTTTGGAATGGTTGGAATGTCGTATGCTGCTGTTCCTTTGTATCGGAGATTTTGCCAAGCTACTGGTTATGGTGGTACTGTTCAGCGTCGTGAG ACTGTGGAAGAAAAGATTGCTCGGCATTCTAAAGATGGTACTGTCACTAAAAG AGAGATTGTAGTCCAATTTAATGCTGATGTTGCCGATGGGATGCCATGGAAATTCATTCCAACCCAAAGAGAG GTGAGGGTCAAACCAGGAGAAAGTGCTTTGGCTTTTTACACAGCTGAAAATACAAGTTCAACTCCTATTGTCGGTGTATCTACGTATAATGTTACGCCCATGAAG GCTGCTGTGTACTTCAATAAAATACAATGCTTTTGTTTCGAAGAGCAGCGACTTCTTCCCGGAGAGCAGGTCGACATGCCT GTCTTCTTCTATATCGACCCTGAGTTTGAGACCGATCCAAGAATGGATGGTATCAACAATATGATCTTATCGTATACATTTTTCAAGGTTAAAGATGAATAA
- the LOC130810597 gene encoding probable disease resistance protein At4g33300: MGITDFFSGEIATELLKQLIAIARKSTLCKSSAEELIHHINEVLPIIQEIKYSGVELPQFRQNQLDQFSEILRSGIQLSNKVIASNRWNVYKNLQLARKMEKLEKRVARFVQGPMQAHVLADVHHLRFDTVERFDRLDGSTHRIEKQLESMKIDGGWVMEEMKRVEELEGMMVDDGIGDFGVCLEVGVRKVKEMVMEKGDGVFGICGIGGSGKTTLVKQLCKDDQLQLYFSDRILFLTVSQSPNVEELRSRIWRFLSETEYIDTNAVVPQWNLQSGWAFETRALVVLDDVWSLSVLEQLVVRVPGCKTLVVSRSKFPIVAKQTYEVELLNNNEAMALFCHSAFGQKSAPICADEKLLAQIVSECKGLPLALKVIGASLRGQPQMFWISARNRLSRGEPIGESHELHLLKRMETSISYLPQKVRECFLDLACFPEDKKIPLDVLVNIWVEIHDIDEEEAFAILIELSEKNLLTMVKDARAGDLYSSYYTIFVMQHDVLRDLALHLSNSGNINLRKRLLMSRRESSLPKDWERNSDQQFNAQIVSLHTGEMKERDWFDMDFPKAEVLILNFTSSEYFLPPFIAKMSRLRALILINNSPSHANLLNPSVFANMPNLRSLWFEKISFPEFSKNSLPFEKLHKMSLVLCKIDNSVDQSVMKFSSIFPNLSELTLDHCIDMVKLPMSVSGLRRLISLSITNCHSLKELPYELGTLDSLKILRLYACPNLKTLPSGICQLVCLRYLDISQCVNLASLPENFGRLTRLEKVDMRECSCLTTLPESAAYLQSLRHVICDEEISWSWKEMEMNIPGLRVQVAEQCFDLDWLID; encoded by the exons ATGGGGATCACAGACTTTTTTTCCGGAGAAATCGCTACTGAACTCCTTAAACAACTCATCGCAATCGCTCGTAAATCAACTCTTTGTAAATCAAGTGCTGAAGAACTCATTCATCACATCAATGAAGTCCTCCCTATCATCCAAGAAATCAAGTATTCCGGCGTTGAATTACCTCAATTTCGTCAAAATCAGCTCGATCAATTTTCTGAAATTCTTCGGTCTGGGATCCAGCTATCCAACAAGGTTATCGCATCCAATCGATGGAATGTTTACAAGAATCTGCAGTTAGCGAGGAAGATGGAGAAGCTTGAGAAGAGAGTTGCTAGGTTTGTTCAAGGTCCTATGCAAGCTCATGTTTTAGCCGATGTTCATCATCTTAGGTTTGATACTGTGGAAAGGTTTGATCGGCTTGATGGATCGACTCATCGGATTGAAAAGCAACTCGAGTCGATGAAGATTGATGGTGGGTGGGTTATGGAGGAGATGAAGAGAGTGGAGGAATTAGAGGGGATGATGGTTGATGATGGGATTGGGGATTTTGGGGTGTGTTTGGAAGTGGGTGTTAGGAAAGTTAAAGAAATGGTGATGGAAAAAGGTGATGGTGTTTTTGGAATTTGTGGGATTGGTGGGAGTGGTAAAACTACTCTTGTTAAACAACTTTGTAAGGATGATCAACTCCAAT TGTACTTTAGCGACCGGATTTTGTTCCTGACTGTATCTCAGTCCCCTAATGTAGAGGAATTGAGATCAAGGATATGGAGGTTTTTGTCGGAAACAGAGTATATAGATACTAATGCTGTGGTTCCACAATGGAACCTTCAATCGGGATGGGCATTTGAGACTCGCGCCCTTGTGGTTTTGGATGACGTTTGGTCATTATCGGTGTTGGAGCAGCTTGTTGTCCGAGTGCCAGGATGTAAAACCCTTGTAGTTTCAAGATCAAAGTTTCCTATTGTTGCTAAGCAAACTTATGAGGTAGAATTATTGAACAATAATGAAGCTATGGCTCTATTTTGTCATTCTGCTTTTGGGCAAAAATCTGCCCCCATTTGTGCTGACGAAAAGTTACTTGCTCAG ATTGTCAGTGAATGCAAAGGGCTCCCTTTGGCCCTTAAAGTCATTGGAGCATCATTACGAGGCCAACCCCAAATGTTCTGGATCAGTGCGAGGAACAGGCTTTCACGAGGTGAGCCTATTGGTGAATCTCACGAGCTTCATTTGCTAAAGCGAATGGAAACAAGTATCTCTTACTTGCCGCAAAAGGTTAGGGAGTGTTTCCTGGATTTGGCTTGCTTCCCCGAGGACAAGAAAATCCCATTAGATGTTTTGGTAAATATTTGGGTTGAGATCCATGACATTGACGAAGAAGAAGCTTTTGCTATTCTTATTGAGTTGTCGGAGAAGAATCTTCTTACTATGGTGAAAGATGCAAG GGCCGGAGATTTGTACAGTAGTTACTATACCATCTTTGTGATGCAACACGATGTACTGAGAGATCTGGCTTTGCATTTGAGCAATTCGGGGAACATAAATCTTCGAAAACGATTGCTAATGTCACGAAGAGAATCAAGCCTTCCGAAAGACTGGGAGAGGAACTCAGATCAGCAATTCAATGCCCAAATTGTCTCACTTCATACAG GTGAAATGAAGGAAAGAGATTGGTTTGATATGGATTTCCCAAAAGCTGAAGTACTTATACTAAACTTCACCTCGAGCGAATACTTTCTACCGCCTTTCATAGCCAAGATGTCAAGGCTTCGGGCATTAATCTTAATCAACAATAGCCCTTCACATGCAAACCTTCTGAACCCATCTGTATTTGCTAATATGCCTAACCTAAGGAGTCTTTGGTTTGAAAAGATTTCATTTCCTGAGTTTTCAAAGAATAGCTTACCATTCGAGAAATTGCACAAAATGTCTCTCGTCTTGTGCAAAATCGACAATAGCGTTGATCAGTCTGTCATGAAATTTTCATCCATTTTCCCAAATCTTTCTGAACTCACACTAGATCATTGTATAGACATGGTGAAGCTGCCTATGAGCGTATCTGGACTTCGCAGACTAATAAGTTTGAGCATCACCAACTGCCATAGCCTAAAAGAGCTACCTTACGAGCTGGGTACGCTTGATTCGTTGAAAATCCTGAGATTATATGCATGCCCGAACTTAAAAACTCTTCCCTCGGGGATATGCCAGCTTGTTTGTTTGAGGTATCTCGATATATCTCAATGTGTCAATTTGGCATCTCTTCCGGAAAATTTTGGTAGACTAACAAGATTGGAAAAGGTCGACATGCGAGAGTGTTCTTGCTTAACAACGTTGCCAGAATCTGCAGCGTATTTGCAATCGTTACGACACGTTATATGTGACGAAGAGATTTCATGGAGTTGGAAGGAAATGGAAATGAATATTCCTGGACTCCGGGTTCAGGTTGCTGAGCAATGTTTTGATCTAGATTGGTTGATAGATTAA